The stretch of DNA GGTCAGCGCCTGCCGGCAGACCACCCGGCGGGGGGAAGGTTCCTCGGGTACACCCTCGCTCACATTCCCCCCGCCCGGCAGTCTGCCTGGAACTAAAGCTAACGCTGGGGACGTAGACCGCCTCCGTCCCCAGAATCCTTACCTGGACCTGGGCTACCTTATTGAAACCGCCCTCGCTGAGGATGCTGAGGCCATCCACCCTGGCTATGGCTTTCTGTCGGAGAACGCTGAGTTTGCTCAGGCGGTTGTGGACGCCGGGCTGATTTTTGTCGGGCCGCCGGCCTCCGCGATCGCGGCCATGGGCTCTAAGTCCCAGGCCAAGCGTTTGATGACTGAGGCAGGTGTGCCCTTGCTACCCGGGTATCATGGGGATGATCAATCCGCAGACACATTACTGGCCGAGGCGAACAAGATCGGGTATCCCGTGCTGATCAAAGCGGTGTCTGGCGGTGGTGGTCGTGGCATGCGCATTGTTGAGGATGCGGCACAATTCTCTGAGGCCCTGGCCGCCGTCAAACGTGAGGCGAAAGCGGCGTTTAACGACGATAAAGTCTTGATTGAGAAGTACCTTGCACGCGCACGGCATGTGGAAGTTCAGATCTTCGCTGACAATCATGGTAATTGCCTGCACCTGCATGAGCGTGATTGCTCGATTCAGCGCCGGCACCAGAAGCTGATAGAAGAGGCACCTGCCCCGGGCTTAAAAACCGCCACGCGGCTGGCTATGGGCGAAGCAGCTGTTCGTGCAGCGCAGGCCATTGGCTACAGCGGAGCAGGTACGGTGGAGTTCTTGTATCAGGATGATGCTTTTTATTTTCTGGAAATGAATACCCGCCTGCAAGTTGAGCATCCAGTCACGGAAATGATCACCGGCCTGGATCTGGTTGAATGGCAATTGCGCGTAGCGTCGGGCGAACCTTTACCTGTCACGCAGGATGAGATTCAGCGCGATGGCTGGTCTATTGAGGCTCGTATTAATGCTGAAAGCGGAGCGCCGGACTTTCTGCCATCAATCGGGCTGATTGAATCACTGCGCTGGCCGCGGGGCGAGAACATCCGGGTGGACGCCGGCTTCCGTGCGGGTGATCGCATCAGCATGAACTATGACAGCATGATTGGAAAAGTAATTGCACATGGCTCCTCTCGGGCAGAAGCAGTTGCACGGCTATCTGAGGCTTTAAGTCAATTGCAGATCAATGGCATAGAAAACAATGCTGATTACCTGGGCGCGATTCTGGATACCGACGCGTTTCGCCAGGGCGAGGTACAAACCGGATTTATTATGGATCATCAGGCCGCTATCGCAGCGGAACTGGTAAGACGGAATAGTGCACGAATGACCTCTTCGGCGACAGGCGCTGCGTCGGCTATCAAAAGCGCCAACGACTGGGGGCACCTGTCTGCCTGGCGTAGCGTTTCCAATGCCTATTCTGTGCAGCATCACTTACGCCCCCTGTTTGGCGACGGCAACCCTTCTGCCGCCTGTGATCCGGTGACGCTGACCGGCGACACGCATGCGGGCGATCATCACAAGCAGACCCGCGCGCCATTGCCCGGACGCATCATCAGTGTGCAGGTGAGTCCCGGCGATACTGTCAAGGCGGGTCAAGCGCTGCTGATCATGGAGGCAATGAAAATGGAACATACCCTGCGCGCCGCGGCCGACGCTGTGATTGACTCAGTGCTGTGCGCTGAGGGTGATATGGTGCAACCGGATCAGATTTTGATGGAGTTTACTGACTAATGGCAATCAAGACTGGCACACAGATTCAATTAGTGGAAATGGGCGCTCGCGACGGCCTGCAGAACGAACCTGGCACAGTGCCTGCCACTGTCAAAGTTGAGTTGATAGAACGGCTGGCCGCTGCGGGATTACGTCGCATAGAGGCCGGCAGTTTTGTATCACCACGCTGGATTCCCCAGATGGCTGACTCAGAAGAAGTCTTCCGACTGATACGTCGCCGCCCGGGCGTGCGTTATTCCGCGCTGACTCCAAACCTGCAGGGACTTGATCGCGCTATGCAAGCCGGCGCCGATGAAGTGGCAGTATTTGCTGCTGCGTCCGAAGCATTCAGCCAGAAAAACATTAACTGCGGCATCAAGGAAAGCATACAGCGCTTCACTGACGTGTGCCAGGTGGCACTTGAAAAGGGTTTGCCGGTGCGCGGTTATGTCTCCACCGCCATGGGCTGTCCCTACCAGGGCAAGGTACCGTTGCAGGATGTGGTCATGGCGGTGCGGGAGCTAATTAAACTGGGCTGCTATGAGGTCTCGATAGGCGACACCATCGGCGTTGGCACTCCAATACAGGTCTACGAAGTGTTGTCCGCCTGCCTGGACGTTGCGCGTCCAGATCAGCTGGCCATGCATTTCCACGACACCTATGGTCAGGCGCTGGCCAACCTGCGCAGCGGTCTGGAGCTGGGTATTCACACCATCGATGCCTCAGTCGCCGGCCTGGGTGGCTGCCCCTACGCAAAGGGCGCCAGTGGTAATGTGGCGACCGAAGATGTGTTGTACATGCTGCACGGCATGGGTTACGAGACTGGTGTCGACCTTGATGCACTGGTGGAAACCAGCCACTGGATCTGCGAGCAGCTGGGTCGACTTAACGGCTCCAAGGTGGCACTGGCGCTGGGGACGGAGGCGGCTCGGGGGACGGAGGCGGTCTCCGTCCCTAGGGACGGAGACCGCCTCCGTCCCCCGAGCCGCCTCCGTCCCCCGCGCTACCACCTCCGTCCCCAGCGCCTCCATGCTTTCTCGATCAGCCACCGCCAGGAGTTTTGGCGTCTGACCATGATCCACACTGGCATCATCACGCAGCAAATGGGCGAGACCATCCTGCAGGAAGGCGACAAAATCTGGCAGGACCGCTGGTTCCCCGACACAAAGCTGAATTACGCACAGAACCTCTTGCGATTCAGGGATGAGCAGGCGGCGTTGGTTTTTCAGGACGAGGCAGGTAACAAGCAGCAACTCAGCTATGCAGAGCTGGCCGAGCAGACAGCGCGTCTGGCCGACTGGCTGAAACAGCAAGGCATCAAGCCGGGCGATCGGATCGCGGGCTTTGCTGCTAACCGGATTGAAACCGTCGTCGCCATGCTGGCTGCCACCTCGCTGGGTGCTGTCTGGTCGTCATGTTCACCGGACTTTGGTGTGAACGGAGTGCTGGATCGCTTCAAACAAATCACGCCACGTGTTCTGTTTGCGGTCAGCAGCCATTTATACGCCGGCAAGCTGAACGTTCATCAGCAGACCCTGAACAAACTCATACAGGAATTGCCCACTCTGCAATCTGTGGTACTGCTGCCCGAGCTTTACGAGAACAAGAACAAGCCGATATCAACAGACAACTGCCAGGTCGTCGAATGGCAACAGACGCAAGGCGATTGCAGTCAGCCTGCCCCTGTGCTGAACTTCCACGCCTGCGACTTCAATGACCCGCTGTACATCATGTACTCCTCCGGTACAACAGGCGTTCCCAAGTGCATCGTACATGGGGTAGGCGGCACCTTGCTGCAGCACCGCAAAGAGCACCAGTTGCATCTGGAACTGACGCGCAATGATGTTTTATTTTATTTCACCACCTGCGGCTGGATGATGTGGAACTGGCTGGTCAGCGGACTGGCATCAGGTGCCACACTTGTTCTGTTTGATGGCTCTCCCTTCCACCCGAAACCCGACATTCTGTTTGATCTGGCCGAAGACACAGGTATCACCGTCTTTGGTACATCGGCCCGCTATCTGGCTTCTGCCGAGAAAGCCGGACTCAAACCAGTCGACTCTCACAATCTGAGCAGAATGCGCGCCCTGCTGTCCACCGGCTCACCGCTGAGTGCCGAAGGTTTCGATTATGTGTGGCGGGACATTAAACAGGACATCCGTCTGCAATCCATCTCCGGTGGTACCGACATTATCTCCTGTTTTGTGCTCGGCTACCCGTGGGGCGAGATACACCGTGGCGAGATCCAGGGCGCTGGACTCGGCATGGACGTGGTGGTATTGAACGAGAATGGCCAGGCCGTCATTGGCGAAAAAGGCGAGCTGGTGTGCCGGCAGTCCTTCCCCAGCATGCCACTGGGTTTCTGGAACGACTCGGACAACAGCAAGTACCAGGCCGCCTACTTTGAGCGTTTCGCAGACATCTACCCGCGCGGCGTCTGGACTCATGGTGATTACGCCGAGCAGACCGAAAACGGCGGCTGGATCATCTACGGTCGCTCCGACACAGTACTGAACCCCGGCGGCGTGCGCATAGGCACCGCCGAGCTCTACCGTCAGGTAGAACTCATTGAAGACGTACTGGAATGCGTGGCCGTCGGCCAGGAATGGGAAAACGATGTACGCATTGTGCTGTTTGTGCGACTGCGCGAAGGCCTGTCCCTCGACGATGCCCTGCAGACCCGCATCCGCCAGACCATCCGCAGTGGTGCCTCACCCCGGCACGTCCCTGCCATCATCCGCCAGGTGCAGGACATCCCCCGCACCCTCAATGGCAAGATCGCCGAAACTGCCGTGCGCGAAGCCCTTCACGGCCGCCCGGTGAAAAACAAAGACGCACTGGCAAATCCTGAATCACTGCAGGAGTACACGGCTGGCTAACGCGGGGGACGGAGGCGGTCTACGTCCCCAGCACAACTTCCTATACTCTGACAGGTGGCACAAGGGCTGGGTGAGGGTGGAAACGATGGGAACCTTTCAGGCCATGTTTTCTTTTCCCCGCTGACAGCCGAAAAGCGGGCGGGACTGTCTGAGTCCCGAGGGGCGCAGCCGCGAGGTCGAGTTCCCCCCCGCCGGATGCCAGCGGGGAAAAGATGGCCGGTTCACAGCGCGTCCACCCTCACCCAGCCCGCTCTGCAACGAAACTAATGCGCGAGGAAGATCAGGGACGTAGACCGCCTCCGTCCCCCGCGTCACTCCAGGGTGATTTCCTCAAATGAATGCACCACCGGATGCCTGGACGTCACTTCGCCCTCGCTCTCCTGCGGCCGCACCACCCGAATGGTGCGGATCCCAATCTCTGCCGCAGCATCCAGCTCACCCTCGATGTCGGACAGGAAGAGGATGTCCTCAGGCGGCAACGCTATCCATTCAGCGATATTGCGATAAGACTGCGCCTCCTGTTTGGCGCCGATGGTGGTGTCAAAATAGCCAGCAAACAGCAGGCGCAGATCGCCGTAAGTTGTGTAACGGAAGAACAGCCGCTGAGCTTTTTCTGAGCCGGAAGAGTAGACATACAGATTGATGCCCTGCTCCTGCCATTCACGCAGTTTCTCCGGCACGTCGGGGTAGACGTGCGCCTGGTACTCACCCCGCGAATAACCCTGCTCCCAGACCATGCCCTGCAAGGCCTTCAGCTCGGTGACTTTCTCATCATTGCGCATCCACTCCTGTAACTGGGCTATCAGTGCCTCAGTATTACGCAGCGGAATACCGGTGTTTTCGCTCATTGCGCGAAGCTGACGCGCCACATCTCTTTCTTCCTTGTGCTTGCGAATAAAGTCAGGCAGAAACTGCTCGGCATACACAAACAGAATGTCCTTGACGAAACGAATGGAGCTGGTCGTTCCCTCAATATCCGTGACAATTGCAATAGGCTTCATTGTGACTCCAGTCGGGAAAACGATTCAGCAATCGTACTTCCGGTGTAGTTGGCAACCCAGCCTTCCGGGTTGTTAAAGAATCGAATAGCAACAAACCTTGGGTTGGGGCCCATGTCAAACCAGTGTGGCGTGTTGGCCGGCACAGAAATCAGGTCACCTTTCTCGCACAGAACTTCATACACTCTGCCCTGCACATGCAGACTGAACAAGCCCCGACCGTCGACAAAAAAGCGCACTTCATCTTCGCTGTGACGGTGTTCGCTCAGAAACTTCTGTCGCATTTCCGGCACTTTGGCCTGTACGTCGGGATTGTCCATGGCATCCAGGCTGATGACATCCACAGTCTGGTAACCTTCTTCAGCAATCAACTGATCGATATCATCCTTATAAGCAGCCATGACCTGCTCGGGCGAATCCCCGGCCTTGACCTGCGCACCGGCCTGCCAGCGCTCAAAGCGAATACCCACAGCGGCCAGTTCAGCGGCAATCTCATCGCCGTCAGTGCTGTGCATCAGTTCATGATCCGGTTTGTCGTCAGCAAAAATACTCAGTTCGCTCATACTAAAGCCTCGTGATCAGCGCCCCTGGCGGGCGTGCCATTACCCCGCTGGGCATTCCAATAATAGTCCAGTAAAAACTCCAGCGCCTCAAGATGGCGCATTGTCGCAGCCAGATCCGGGCCCCAGGTGTACAATCCGTGCCCCCTGATCAGATAAGCATGCCCTGTGCCATGTTTATCCATATGGGCATCAACCTGCTTTGCAAGGGCGGCAATGTCCTGCGTGTTATCAAACACCGGTATACTCAGACTGCTGTCGTGAGTGGTGGTTCCCTGCAAGGCTTTCAGCAGTTCAAGGCCGCTGATGGTGATGCATGGCGTCTCGGCCTGCATGGACACCAGGGTAGACTTCAGTGAATGCGTGTGCAAAACCGCCCCAATCGTTGCATCACGCCGGTATAGCTGGGTATGCAATAAGGTCTCAGCCGAGGGCCGTTTGCCATCCAGCGACTGCCCGGCCATGTCCACCTGCATGATGTCTTCGGGCTGCAGTGCACCTTTATCACGCCCCGACACCGTGATGGCACAGGAGTGAGCATCGAGTCGCTGCGAGAAATTGCTGCTGGTGGCCGGGCACC from Pseudohongiella spirulinae encodes:
- a CDS encoding methylthioribulose 1-phosphate dehydratase, with the translated sequence MTQLQTFQQAVDGLIDAGQRIWKQGWCPATSSNFSQRLDAHSCAITVSGRDKGALQPEDIMQVDMAGQSLDGKRPSAETLLHTQLYRRDATIGAVLHTHSLKSTLVSMQAETPCITISGLELLKALQGTTTHDSSLSIPVFDNTQDIAALAKQVDAHMDKHGTGHAYLIRGHGLYTWGPDLAATMRHLEALEFLLDYYWNAQRGNGTPARGADHEALV
- a CDS encoding acetyl/propionyl/methylcrotonyl-CoA carboxylase subunit alpha produces the protein MIKSLLIANRGEIACRIIRTAHRLGVRTVPVWSEVDRGALHVALGTEAVYVPRSVSACRQTTRRGEGSSGTPSLTFPPPGSLPGTKANAGDVDRLRPQNPYLDLGYLIETALAEDAEAIHPGYGFLSENAEFAQAVVDAGLIFVGPPASAIAAMGSKSQAKRLMTEAGVPLLPGYHGDDQSADTLLAEANKIGYPVLIKAVSGGGGRGMRIVEDAAQFSEALAAVKREAKAAFNDDKVLIEKYLARARHVEVQIFADNHGNCLHLHERDCSIQRRHQKLIEEAPAPGLKTATRLAMGEAAVRAAQAIGYSGAGTVEFLYQDDAFYFLEMNTRLQVEHPVTEMITGLDLVEWQLRVASGEPLPVTQDEIQRDGWSIEARINAESGAPDFLPSIGLIESLRWPRGENIRVDAGFRAGDRISMNYDSMIGKVIAHGSSRAEAVARLSEALSQLQINGIENNADYLGAILDTDAFRQGEVQTGFIMDHQAAIAAELVRRNSARMTSSATGAASAIKSANDWGHLSAWRSVSNAYSVQHHLRPLFGDGNPSAACDPVTLTGDTHAGDHHKQTRAPLPGRIISVQVSPGDTVKAGQALLIMEAMKMEHTLRAAADAVIDSVLCAEGDMVQPDQILMEFTD
- a CDS encoding acetoacetate--CoA ligase, whose protein sequence is MAIKTGTQIQLVEMGARDGLQNEPGTVPATVKVELIERLAAAGLRRIEAGSFVSPRWIPQMADSEEVFRLIRRRPGVRYSALTPNLQGLDRAMQAGADEVAVFAAASEAFSQKNINCGIKESIQRFTDVCQVALEKGLPVRGYVSTAMGCPYQGKVPLQDVVMAVRELIKLGCYEVSIGDTIGVGTPIQVYEVLSACLDVARPDQLAMHFHDTYGQALANLRSGLELGIHTIDASVAGLGGCPYAKGASGNVATEDVLYMLHGMGYETGVDLDALVETSHWICEQLGRLNGSKVALALGTEAARGTEAVSVPRDGDRLRPPSRLRPPRYHLRPQRLHAFSISHRQEFWRLTMIHTGIITQQMGETILQEGDKIWQDRWFPDTKLNYAQNLLRFRDEQAALVFQDEAGNKQQLSYAELAEQTARLADWLKQQGIKPGDRIAGFAANRIETVVAMLAATSLGAVWSSCSPDFGVNGVLDRFKQITPRVLFAVSSHLYAGKLNVHQQTLNKLIQELPTLQSVVLLPELYENKNKPISTDNCQVVEWQQTQGDCSQPAPVLNFHACDFNDPLYIMYSSGTTGVPKCIVHGVGGTLLQHRKEHQLHLELTRNDVLFYFTTCGWMMWNWLVSGLASGATLVLFDGSPFHPKPDILFDLAEDTGITVFGTSARYLASAEKAGLKPVDSHNLSRMRALLSTGSPLSAEGFDYVWRDIKQDIRLQSISGGTDIISCFVLGYPWGEIHRGEIQGAGLGMDVVVLNENGQAVIGEKGELVCRQSFPSMPLGFWNDSDNSKYQAAYFERFADIYPRGVWTHGDYAEQTENGGWIIYGRSDTVLNPGGVRIGTAELYRQVELIEDVLECVAVGQEWENDVRIVLFVRLREGLSLDDALQTRIRQTIRSGASPRHVPAIIRQVQDIPRTLNGKIAETAVREALHGRPVKNKDALANPESLQEYTAG
- a CDS encoding 1,2-dihydroxy-3-keto-5-methylthiopentene dioxygenase translates to MSELSIFADDKPDHELMHSTDGDEIAAELAAVGIRFERWQAGAQVKAGDSPEQVMAAYKDDIDQLIAEEGYQTVDVISLDAMDNPDVQAKVPEMRQKFLSEHRHSEDEVRFFVDGRGLFSLHVQGRVYEVLCEKGDLISVPANTPHWFDMGPNPRFVAIRFFNNPEGWVANYTGSTIAESFSRLESQ
- the mtnC gene encoding acireductone synthase; this encodes MKPIAIVTDIEGTTSSIRFVKDILFVYAEQFLPDFIRKHKEERDVARQLRAMSENTGIPLRNTEALIAQLQEWMRNDEKVTELKALQGMVWEQGYSRGEYQAHVYPDVPEKLREWQEQGINLYVYSSGSEKAQRLFFRYTTYGDLRLLFAGYFDTTIGAKQEAQSYRNIAEWIALPPEDILFLSDIEGELDAAAEIGIRTIRVVRPQESEGEVTSRHPVVHSFEEITLE